One Myxococcota bacterium DNA segment encodes these proteins:
- the recG gene encoding ATP-dependent DNA helicase RecG — protein MSSEHSVYDTPVKSLTGVGPVKLKALEALGVHRLADLLGILPRSYQLRERLPMDELKPGMQAMVVGQVLRLKLMGSPKAQRLEIMLKDGTGYIKLVFFQPKFVAYLRNIEPMTVLTAIGQVNSFNAMLQMAHPKVVLGDKSEELQGVWPIYPELKNLAPSDFNRLIESAFNLIKEKPPQENFSPDILKKLNLMPLLESYQAIHQPEASALHTLLDPAHHPAFRRMAFEELYALQLRLQKHRNAQQQAAAPQVAAVDAKLLFAEIMPFAPTNAQARVINEIVGDLARPIPMLRLLQGDVGSGKTAVAASAARHMSKAGYQTAIMAPTEILAEQHYQLFIKLFGPEKIARLQGSLKSKERRLAIERLKSGEAKIIIGTHALISDDVEFHKLGLCIIDEQHRFGVDQRTQLRNKGKSGLRLPHVLAMTATPIPRSLALTAYGDFALSVIDELPPGRTPISTHILQGEPTKNILLLAEKCVRNNEQAYIIYPLVEESEKLDLLDAEAGFRHLEGHFGGTQVALIHGRMNAAEKDAAMQRFSRGDARFLVSTTVIEVGVDVPNATCMMIIHPERFGLSQLHQLRGRVGRGSRKSACYLISDKLFLSGEAYRRLTIMEKTQNGFEIAAEDLAIRGPGDFLGTRQSGLPIFHHCDLVKHADLIEPARELAIAELP, from the coding sequence GTGTCCTCTGAGCATTCGGTCTATGATACCCCAGTTAAATCTTTAACCGGCGTTGGCCCTGTCAAACTCAAAGCATTAGAAGCGCTTGGTGTTCATCGCCTTGCCGATCTTTTGGGCATCCTGCCGCGCAGCTATCAGCTCAGAGAAAGATTGCCGATGGATGAGCTTAAGCCGGGTATGCAGGCCATGGTAGTGGGTCAAGTGCTCAGACTCAAACTCATGGGCTCGCCCAAAGCACAACGCTTGGAAATCATGCTGAAAGACGGCACCGGCTATATCAAACTGGTGTTCTTCCAGCCTAAATTTGTCGCCTACTTAAGAAACATAGAGCCTATGACGGTACTTACCGCCATCGGCCAGGTGAACTCTTTTAACGCCATGCTTCAAATGGCTCACCCCAAAGTGGTTCTAGGCGACAAATCTGAAGAGCTTCAAGGCGTCTGGCCGATATACCCAGAACTCAAAAACTTAGCGCCTTCTGATTTCAATCGCCTGATTGAATCAGCTTTCAACCTGATCAAAGAAAAGCCTCCCCAAGAAAATTTTTCGCCCGATATTTTAAAAAAGCTAAACCTCATGCCGCTTTTGGAAAGTTACCAAGCCATCCACCAGCCAGAGGCTTCTGCGCTTCACACGCTTTTAGACCCGGCGCATCATCCCGCTTTTAGACGCATGGCTTTCGAAGAGCTGTACGCTCTGCAACTGCGCCTGCAAAAGCATCGTAACGCACAACAGCAAGCCGCGGCACCACAGGTAGCTGCCGTAGATGCGAAATTACTTTTCGCCGAAATCATGCCTTTTGCCCCGACCAATGCTCAAGCTCGTGTGATTAATGAGATCGTTGGTGATCTGGCTAGACCCATTCCCATGCTGCGCCTGCTTCAAGGCGACGTAGGCTCTGGAAAAACCGCAGTCGCCGCCTCAGCTGCGCGTCACATGAGTAAAGCTGGTTATCAAACGGCCATTATGGCGCCCACTGAAATTCTGGCTGAGCAGCATTACCAGCTATTCATCAAATTATTCGGCCCCGAAAAAATTGCTCGCCTGCAAGGCAGCTTAAAAAGCAAAGAGCGCCGCTTAGCCATCGAGCGCCTAAAATCCGGCGAAGCAAAAATCATCATTGGCACCCATGCGCTGATTTCAGATGACGTCGAATTTCATAAACTCGGCCTATGCATCATCGATGAACAGCACCGCTTCGGCGTAGATCAGCGGACTCAACTACGCAACAAAGGCAAATCAGGCCTCAGGCTGCCGCATGTCTTGGCCATGACCGCCACACCCATTCCCAGAAGCTTGGCACTAACTGCCTACGGGGATTTTGCCCTGTCGGTCATCGATGAATTGCCACCTGGGCGAACGCCTATCTCTACGCATATTTTGCAAGGTGAACCGACCAAAAACATCCTGCTGTTGGCAGAGAAATGCGTTCGCAATAACGAACAAGCTTATATTATCTATCCATTGGTCGAAGAGTCCGAGAAACTCGACCTATTAGACGCAGAAGCCGGCTTCAGGCATCTCGAAGGCCATTTTGGAGGCACCCAGGTCGCACTCATCCACGGCCGCATGAATGCCGCCGAAAAAGACGCTGCGATGCAAAGATTTTCGAGAGGCGATGCGCGTTTTTTGGTATCGACTACGGTCATCGAAGTGGGCGTAGACGTTCCCAATGCTACTTGCATGATGATCATCCACCCCGAGCGTTTCGGTCTGTCCCAACTGCATCAGCTGCGCGGTCGAGTCGGCCGTGGCAGTCGAAAGAGCGCCTGTTATCTTATCAGCGATAAACTATTTTTAAGTGGCGAAGCGTACCGACGCCTAACCATCATGGAAAAAACCCAAAACGGGTTTGAAATCGCTGCCGAAGATCTGGCCATCAGAGGCCCGGGTGATTTCTTGGGGACCAGGCAGTCGGGTTTGCCGATTTTCCATCATTGCGATTTGGTAAAACACGCAGACCTCATTGAGCCTGCGCGTGAATTAGCAATTGCTGAACTACCTTAA